The proteins below come from a single Aegilops tauschii subsp. strangulata cultivar AL8/78 chromosome 6, Aet v6.0, whole genome shotgun sequence genomic window:
- the LOC109762091 gene encoding ATP synthase delta chain, chloroplastic: MAALRLASSITLCPAAAAASPSSAAAAPRAASFACAVARGLPSLRLAAPRRRRGDLGRPSAAGAEAAAENYATALTEVAYESDSLDATVADMEKLEKIFAEEAIAEFFDNPTVPREEKTALIDEIAKSSELQPHTVNFLNVVIDNTRAGLMPQIVREFETAYNALTGTEEAVVTSVVQLESQDLAQIATHVQNITGAANVRIKTRLDPELIAGFTVQYGRDSSNFIDMSVRKQIAEITSEFEMPSVNLEV, from the coding sequence ATGGCCGCCCTCCGCCTCGCCTCCTCCATCACCCTCTGCCCGGCGGCCGCGGCCGCGTCgccctcgtccgccgccgccgcgccccgcgccgcctccTTCGCCTGCGCGGTCGCGCGCGGGCTCCCCTCCCTCCGCCtcgccgcgccccgccgccgccgcggcgacctcggCAGGCCCAGCGCCGCCGGCGCCGAGGCCGCGGCCGAGAACTACGCGACCGCGCTCACGGAGGTGGCCTACGAGAGCGACTCCCTCGACGCGACCGTGGCCGACATGGAGAAGCTGGAGAAGATCTTCGCCGAGGAGGCCATCGCCGAGTTCTTCGACAACCCCACCGTGCCGCGCGAGGAGAAGACGGCGCTCATCGACGAGATCGCCAAGTCGTCGGAGCTGCAGCCGCACACCGTCAACTTCCTCAACGTGGTCATCGACAACACCCGCGCGGGCCTGATGCCGCAGATCGTGCGCGAGTTCGAGACCGCCTACAACGCGCTCACCGGCACCGAGGAGGCCGTCGTCACCTCCGTGGTGCAGCTCGAGTCGCAGGACCTCGCGCAGATCGCCACGCACGTGCAGAACATCACCGGCGCCGCCAACGTCCGGATCAAGACCCGCCTTGACCCGGAGCTCATCGCCGGATTCACCGTGCAGTACGGCCGCGACAGCTCCAACTTCATCGACATGAGCGTCCGCAAGCAGATCGCGGAGATCACCTCCGAGTTCGAGATGCCCTCCGTCAACCTCGAAGTCTGA